Proteins found in one Vallitalea guaymasensis genomic segment:
- the xdh gene encoding selenium-dependent xanthine dehydrogenase translates to MSDFIVNGQRVFVPKKQKLINYLRDTLNLTSVKNGCMEGSCGACMVLVDGKATKSCVLWTDKLNGKDILTVEGFSEREKNVYSYAFKEAGAVQCGFCTPGMVISAKGLIDKVPDPNEEQIREAIKNNICRCTGYVKIVKAIELAAKLLRENTNIPECSFTGLVGENMHRVDAISKVLGEAEYVDDMRIDGMIYGSCLRSKYPRAIVKKINTDEAENLEGVISVITAKDLPGSPKIGHLKKDWDILIPEGSQTRCLGDAIVLIAAETKEILEQAKSLVDIEYEELKPVTCPAEALADDAPLIHENGNILSVEHLVRGNADERIKNSKYVVTNHYSTPFTEHAFLEPESAVAVPEKDGKITIYCADQGIYQTHRECTEAVGLDKDKVRVISKIVGGAFGGKEDMTVQHLAAILAYKTHRPVKVSFTRKESILVHPKRHAMEMDFTTACDENGYFTAMKATIISDTGAYASLGGPVLQRACTHAAGPYNYQDVDILGKAVYTNNPPGGAFRGFGVTQSCFATENNINQLAKLVGISPWEIRYRNAIRPGQILPNGQVADEYTACAETLEAVKEDFDKEKHVGIACAMKNAGLGVGVPDTGRCRLIIKDNKIYTHTSAACVGQGLATVITQMICQVINISPDNIVHSTPDTYLTPDSGNSTASRQTVFTGEAARIAATKLQNDLEDKSLSELEGKEYYGEYTCVTDPLGSDKEHPYSHVTYGYATHVVVLNDDGTIKRIVACHDVGTPINPKSIEGQIEGGTVMSLGYALTEDYPLDNCRPTAKFGTLGLFKANKVPEIKPIIIGKKHEGLAHGAKGIGEICSIVTAPAVSNAYYNYDNEFRTSLPLVNTPYSKKKK, encoded by the coding sequence ATGTCAGATTTTATTGTTAATGGACAACGTGTTTTTGTACCAAAGAAACAGAAATTGATCAATTATCTAAGAGATACATTAAATCTTACTTCCGTTAAAAATGGATGTATGGAAGGTTCATGTGGAGCATGTATGGTACTGGTTGACGGTAAAGCAACTAAGTCATGTGTTTTATGGACTGATAAGTTGAATGGAAAAGATATATTAACTGTAGAAGGTTTTTCAGAAAGAGAAAAGAATGTATACAGCTATGCCTTCAAAGAAGCTGGTGCTGTCCAATGTGGTTTTTGTACTCCTGGTATGGTTATTAGTGCAAAAGGATTGATAGATAAAGTACCTGACCCTAATGAAGAACAAATAAGAGAGGCAATAAAAAACAATATATGCAGATGTACAGGTTATGTAAAGATAGTAAAAGCAATAGAATTAGCTGCAAAATTATTAAGAGAAAATACTAATATACCAGAATGTTCTTTCACTGGTCTTGTTGGAGAAAATATGCATAGAGTTGATGCCATCTCAAAAGTACTTGGTGAAGCAGAATATGTAGATGACATGCGTATTGACGGTATGATATATGGAAGCTGTCTAAGAAGCAAATATCCCCGTGCAATTGTTAAAAAAATCAATACTGATGAAGCTGAAAATCTGGAAGGTGTCATATCAGTGATTACTGCAAAAGATTTACCAGGCTCACCTAAGATTGGTCATCTAAAGAAAGATTGGGATATACTTATACCAGAAGGAAGCCAGACAAGATGCTTAGGGGATGCAATAGTGCTGATTGCTGCAGAAACAAAAGAAATTCTAGAACAAGCAAAATCACTGGTTGATATAGAATATGAAGAACTAAAACCTGTTACATGTCCAGCAGAAGCTTTAGCTGACGACGCTCCTCTAATTCATGAAAACGGTAATATCTTATCCGTAGAACACCTAGTTAGAGGAAATGCAGATGAAAGAATCAAGAATTCAAAATATGTTGTAACTAACCATTATAGTACTCCTTTTACAGAACATGCCTTTTTAGAGCCAGAAAGTGCAGTTGCTGTTCCTGAAAAAGATGGTAAGATAACAATTTATTGTGCTGATCAGGGTATCTACCAGACACACAGAGAATGTACAGAAGCCGTAGGCTTAGATAAAGATAAAGTAAGAGTCATCAGTAAAATAGTAGGCGGTGCATTTGGTGGAAAAGAAGATATGACAGTTCAACATCTTGCGGCTATACTAGCATATAAAACTCATAGACCTGTAAAAGTTTCATTTACACGAAAAGAAAGTATACTAGTACACCCTAAACGTCATGCAATGGAAATGGATTTTACGACAGCTTGTGATGAGAATGGTTATTTCACCGCTATGAAAGCTACCATCATATCTGACACAGGTGCTTATGCATCACTAGGAGGACCTGTGCTCCAAAGGGCATGTACTCATGCCGCTGGACCATATAATTATCAAGATGTTGATATATTAGGAAAAGCAGTATATACTAATAACCCACCTGGCGGTGCTTTTAGGGGTTTTGGAGTTACTCAAAGCTGTTTTGCTACAGAAAATAACATTAACCAACTAGCAAAGTTAGTTGGAATATCACCTTGGGAAATACGGTATAGAAATGCAATAAGACCAGGTCAGATACTTCCTAATGGTCAGGTTGCTGATGAATATACAGCTTGTGCTGAAACATTAGAAGCTGTTAAAGAAGATTTTGATAAGGAAAAACATGTAGGTATTGCTTGTGCTATGAAAAATGCAGGACTTGGGGTTGGTGTCCCTGATACAGGCAGATGCAGATTGATAATTAAAGACAATAAGATATATACTCATACAAGCGCAGCCTGTGTTGGTCAAGGGCTGGCAACAGTTATCACTCAAATGATTTGCCAAGTCATCAATATATCACCTGATAATATTGTACATAGTACTCCTGACACCTATTTGACTCCTGATTCTGGCAATTCTACTGCCTCTCGACAAACAGTTTTTACTGGAGAAGCTGCAAGGATAGCCGCAACCAAATTACAGAATGATCTAGAAGATAAATCATTATCAGAATTAGAGGGTAAAGAATACTATGGGGAATACACCTGTGTAACTGATCCATTAGGTTCTGATAAAGAGCATCCTTACAGTCATGTTACATATGGTTATGCTACACATGTCGTAGTATTAAATGATGATGGAACTATAAAAAGAATTGTAGCCTGCCACGATGTTGGAACTCCAATTAATCCAAAATCCATTGAAGGACAGATTGAAGGCGGAACCGTGATGAGTCTGGGATATGCACTAACAGAAGATTATCCTTTAGATAATTGCAGACCTACTGCTAAATTCGGTACATTGGGACTGTTCAAGGCTAATAAGGTTCCAGAAATCAAACCCATAATTATTGGCAAAAAGCATGAGGGGTTGGCACATGGTGCAAAAGGAATCGGAGAAATTTGTTCTATAGTTACAGCACCAGCAGTATCCAATGCATATTACAACTACGATAATGAATTTAGAACTAGTTTACCTCTTGTCAATACTCCTTATAGTAAGAAAAAGAAATAA
- the yqeB gene encoding selenium-dependent molybdenum cofactor biosynthesis protein YqeB — MNRGLVVVRGGGDIASGTIHRLTKCGFRVVVLEIDKPTVIRRTVSFANALFDKEITIEGIKAIRTDDINHVDDYLNKSIIPILVDETGKSIDTLKPDIVIDAILAKKNLGTNMEMAPIVIGLGPGFTAGKDVHAVIETNRGHDLGKVIYTGKPQKNTGIPGNIEGYTHERVIRSSNEGIVSTKASIGDIVNKGDCIGYVDELPILAPLDGVIRGLIKSGLHVTKNFKIGDVDPRGKVDHCFTISDKARAVAGGVLEAILTMHK; from the coding sequence ATGAATAGAGGGTTAGTTGTAGTAAGAGGAGGAGGAGATATTGCAAGTGGAACTATACATAGGCTTACAAAATGTGGGTTCAGAGTTGTAGTACTAGAGATAGATAAACCAACTGTTATAAGAAGAACAGTTTCATTTGCAAATGCATTATTTGATAAGGAAATAACTATAGAAGGTATTAAGGCTATTAGAACAGATGATATTAACCATGTTGATGATTATTTGAATAAGAGTATCATTCCAATTCTAGTTGATGAAACAGGTAAGAGTATTGATACTTTAAAACCAGATATTGTGATAGATGCAATATTAGCTAAGAAGAATTTGGGTACCAATATGGAGATGGCACCTATTGTCATAGGCTTAGGTCCAGGATTTACAGCAGGCAAAGATGTACATGCTGTCATTGAGACAAATAGAGGACATGATCTAGGTAAAGTAATCTACACTGGGAAGCCACAAAAGAATACTGGTATTCCAGGAAATATAGAAGGATACACCCATGAGAGGGTTATACGTTCTTCCAATGAAGGTATTGTAAGTACCAAAGCAAGTATAGGTGATATAGTCAATAAAGGTGATTGTATAGGATATGTTGATGAATTACCTATATTAGCTCCTTTAGATGGAGTAATACGAGGATTGATAAAAAGTGGTTTGCACGTTACTAAGAATTTTAAGATAGGAGATGTGGACCCTAGAGGTAAAGTTGATCATTGTTTTACTATATCAGATAAGGCAAGAGCTGTAGCTGGCGGAGTTTTGGAAGCTATATTGACTATGCATAAATAA
- the mocA gene encoding molybdenum cofactor cytidylyltransferase: MVTAIILAAGFSRRFGKEKLLMKLDGKPMITHVIETIIKSDFKEIILVYQNEEIKKIAENYNVKHVYNQSSITGMSSSLKCAIMEASETDAYMFINGDQPFVDSQVIEELITTFNNRKESIIVPRYDGERGNPVIFGSNWKDDFLRITGDIGGRNIIKDNKEEVYYLDISESKWGLDIDTKEDYLIIKELTDNE, translated from the coding sequence TTGGTAACAGCTATTATCTTGGCAGCAGGTTTTTCTAGAAGATTTGGCAAAGAAAAATTATTGATGAAATTAGATGGTAAACCTATGATTACTCATGTAATAGAAACAATAATTAAGAGTGATTTTAAAGAAATTATACTTGTTTATCAAAATGAAGAAATAAAGAAAATTGCTGAAAATTATAATGTAAAACATGTTTATAACCAATCATCAATAACAGGTATGAGCAGTTCACTAAAATGTGCTATCATGGAAGCTTCTGAAACAGATGCATATATGTTTATCAATGGAGACCAGCCTTTTGTTGATTCCCAAGTCATTGAAGAGTTGATAACAACATTCAATAATAGAAAAGAAAGTATTATCGTTCCAAGATATGATGGTGAAAGAGGTAATCCAGTAATCTTCGGTTCAAATTGGAAAGATGATTTTCTTAGAATTACTGGAGATATTGGGGGAAGGAATATAATCAAAGACAATAAAGAGGAAGTCTATTATTTAGATATATCTGAAAGCAAATGGGGGTTGGACATTGACACCAAAGAAGATTATTTAATTATTAAGGAGTTGACTGATAATGAATAG
- the yqeC gene encoding selenium cofactor biosynthesis protein YqeC: MNLLNALELDVQGNNIISIVGAGGKTTTMYRLGNELKELDRKVLLTTTTAIYYPMSNEYDNLIISNNLEQLILESKRLSRGTITMIGKNIFHDNNKLKGIEKEWVKPLFNQGDYDFLVIEADGAKRKSIKAPTWYEPVIANCSTLVVGCIGLDIIGKRIDENWVHRANIFSRVVGKEIGDIIDYETISRLIISREGLFKGCKNHSKKVVLLNKVRDDEQLFYAQKLGEKIIKDGVNISRVIIGNVNMENPIIKIVE; the protein is encoded by the coding sequence GTGAATCTTTTAAATGCATTAGAATTAGACGTACAAGGTAATAATATAATTTCTATAGTTGGAGCTGGTGGAAAAACTACAACTATGTATAGACTAGGAAATGAATTAAAGGAACTTGACAGGAAAGTATTATTGACCACAACAACTGCAATTTATTATCCCATGTCAAATGAATACGATAACTTGATTATCTCAAATAACCTAGAACAGCTAATATTAGAGTCTAAGAGATTATCAAGAGGCACCATTACTATGATAGGTAAAAACATCTTTCATGATAATAATAAATTAAAAGGTATAGAAAAAGAGTGGGTGAAACCTCTATTTAATCAAGGTGATTATGATTTCCTTGTAATAGAAGCTGATGGAGCAAAAAGAAAGTCCATAAAAGCACCAACATGGTATGAGCCAGTAATAGCAAACTGTTCAACTTTGGTAGTCGGCTGCATTGGTTTAGACATTATAGGAAAGAGAATAGATGAGAACTGGGTACATAGAGCAAATATTTTTTCAAGGGTAGTAGGTAAAGAGATTGGTGACATCATTGATTATGAAACCATATCCAGATTAATTATTTCCAGAGAAGGTTTATTCAAAGGATGCAAGAACCATTCTAAAAAGGTGGTTCTACTAAATAAAGTACGTGATGATGAACAATTATTTTATGCCCAAAAATTGGGAGAAAAAATTATTAAAGATGGTGTGAACATCTCAAGGGTAATTATTGGAAATGTAAATATGGAAAATCCAATAATCAAGATTGTGGAGTGA
- a CDS encoding nucleoside-triphosphatase codes for MINVITGPINSGKTSKMIKSYERIQKGDGFVSIKNMERDKVHSYEIMQLSNRKKQLFILREDYLTKDWCESYKMGHYSFSTPVLEHIENTIRELIKSRVTPIYLDEIGRLELQNKCFHKILVELLNSECELYITVREDFLDDLINKYNLTGKINVIYV; via the coding sequence ATGATTAATGTAATTACAGGACCTATTAATTCTGGTAAAACAAGTAAAATGATTAAGTCATATGAACGGATTCAAAAAGGTGATGGATTTGTTTCCATTAAAAATATGGAAAGAGATAAAGTACATAGTTATGAAATAATGCAATTATCTAATAGAAAAAAACAACTTTTTATTCTAAGAGAAGATTATTTAACCAAAGATTGGTGTGAGTCATACAAGATGGGACATTACAGTTTCTCAACACCTGTCTTGGAGCATATAGAAAATACTATAAGAGAACTAATAAAATCTAGAGTAACACCAATCTATTTAGATGAGATTGGGCGTCTTGAATTACAGAATAAATGCTTTCATAAAATACTAGTAGAGTTATTGAATAGTGAATGTGAGCTTTATATTACAGTTAGAGAAGATTTTTTGGATGACCTAATAAATAAATATAATCTAACAGGCAAAATTAATGTAATATATGTATAA
- a CDS encoding XdhC family protein gives MKSIYEELIHMKENGEACVMVTVVEMTGSTPVTVGKKMLVGESGTAMGTVGGGALEYLAKQRCKDLIGKRESKLEKYILNEGKIQEEGTTVLPMACGGRVTLFYEYIGANKVYIFGAGHVGQALTNLLYKMNFYITVIDDRKEIYETIQNAHRKVEVSYVDFIEKEKLSENSFIVVCTPSHNNDFNVLNKVLELDLKPKYIGMLCSQVKLKAFLKKINEKHGKVDLSNMYSPIGLDIGGCSPEEIAVSIAAEILAISYDKKGHKHLRNNELLDNQI, from the coding sequence GTGAAAAGTATTTATGAAGAGTTGATACATATGAAAGAAAACGGTGAAGCTTGTGTCATGGTTACTGTGGTTGAGATGACAGGGAGTACTCCGGTAACAGTAGGAAAGAAAATGTTGGTGGGAGAAAGCGGTACGGCCATGGGAACTGTTGGAGGTGGTGCATTAGAATATTTGGCAAAACAAAGGTGTAAGGATTTAATTGGTAAAAGAGAAAGTAAACTAGAAAAATATATACTTAATGAAGGTAAGATCCAAGAAGAAGGAACGACTGTATTACCAATGGCTTGTGGTGGAAGAGTAACCCTTTTTTATGAATATATCGGTGCTAACAAAGTCTACATTTTTGGAGCAGGACATGTAGGACAAGCTCTGACCAACTTGCTATACAAGATGAATTTTTATATTACTGTTATAGATGATCGTAAGGAAATATATGAAACTATTCAAAATGCCCATAGAAAAGTGGAGGTTTCGTATGTGGATTTTATAGAAAAAGAAAAGTTAAGTGAAAATAGTTTCATTGTGGTATGTACTCCATCACATAATAATGATTTCAATGTTCTCAACAAAGTACTTGAATTGGATTTGAAACCAAAATATATTGGGATGCTTTGTTCACAAGTCAAGTTAAAAGCTTTCCTTAAAAAGATAAATGAAAAACATGGTAAAGTTGATTTGTCAAACATGTATTCACCCATTGGTCTAGATATAGGAGGTTGTTCTCCAGAGGAAATAGCAGTATCTATAGCAGCAGAGATACTGGCAATTAGTTATGATAAAAAAGGACATAAGCATCTCAGGAATAATGAATTATTGGATAATCAGATCTGA
- a CDS encoding peptidoglycan bridge formation glycyltransferase FemA/FemB family protein gives MYNFMEIEKEQLNNFNMDSKGHIFQTSYWADVKEEWDAKFFGGYDDNGNLVLTCVILIRKIPYLNKSMGYIPRGFQCDYSNKKLVTEFTDFMRRYGKKNNIAFISIDPDIHIHENEDLNDFGNEVKDMLIDIGYKNKNTKNFENIQPNYVFRLYFDMKKELSERKKDIFDAFSKKTKYNIKIAEKRGLTVEVYDKENITDDIIDIFHKKMLITGQRDKFITRNRDYFKKMIEKIYPYCRLYMVKYNYDLDSNRIKSNLNTQLKNMSKLENRKNNIVDTLEITSDKDEIKKNNKKLLDLEKRIADSQRQIEGFNQRLQSIAEYEEKTDVYIAGAIYLYYGGKGWYSYGASDNELRDTMPNYLMQWKMIEDTMDLDCYMYDFRGVSGDLDSNNPLYGLYKFKKGFNGDFVEFIGEFDLVINNFVYKLFRFVLPRFKRIRSRLKNKSK, from the coding sequence ATGTATAATTTTATGGAAATAGAAAAGGAACAACTGAATAATTTTAATATGGATTCTAAAGGACATATTTTTCAAACATCCTATTGGGCTGATGTAAAAGAAGAATGGGATGCAAAATTCTTTGGAGGGTATGATGACAATGGAAATCTTGTACTGACATGCGTAATCCTCATAAGAAAAATCCCTTATCTTAATAAGAGTATGGGTTATATCCCTAGAGGTTTTCAGTGTGATTACAGTAATAAAAAACTAGTTACTGAGTTTACTGATTTCATGAGAAGATACGGTAAGAAGAATAATATTGCTTTTATATCTATAGACCCAGATATCCATATACATGAAAATGAGGACTTGAATGATTTTGGTAATGAAGTGAAAGATATGTTAATTGATATAGGATATAAAAATAAAAACACGAAGAACTTTGAGAATATACAACCTAATTATGTGTTTAGACTTTATTTTGATATGAAAAAGGAGTTAAGTGAAAGAAAAAAAGATATTTTTGATGCTTTTTCCAAAAAGACAAAATATAATATCAAAATTGCTGAAAAACGTGGTCTTACTGTAGAGGTATATGATAAAGAAAACATTACTGATGACATAATTGATATCTTCCATAAAAAAATGTTGATTACAGGTCAAAGAGATAAATTCATAACAAGGAATAGGGATTATTTTAAAAAAATGATTGAAAAAATCTATCCTTATTGCAGATTGTATATGGTGAAATACAATTATGATTTAGATTCCAATAGAATAAAGAGTAATCTTAATACCCAGTTAAAGAATATGAGTAAATTGGAAAATAGGAAAAATAATATTGTAGATACCTTAGAGATCACAAGTGATAAAGATGAGATAAAAAAGAATAATAAAAAACTGCTGGATTTGGAGAAAAGAATAGCAGATAGCCAAAGGCAAATAGAAGGTTTTAACCAAAGACTACAAAGTATAGCAGAATATGAAGAGAAAACTGACGTTTATATAGCAGGTGCCATATATCTATATTATGGAGGGAAAGGATGGTATTCATATGGTGCCTCTGACAATGAGCTTCGTGATACGATGCCTAATTACCTGATGCAGTGGAAGATGATAGAAGATACTATGGATTTGGATTGTTACATGTATGACTTTAGAGGTGTTTCGGGAGATTTAGATTCCAATAATCCTCTTTACGGACTTTATAAATTTAAAAAGGGTTTTAACGGGGATTTTGTAGAATTTATTGGGGAGTTTGATTTAGTAATAAATAATTTTGTGTATAAGCTATTTCGTTTTGTATTACCTAGATTTAAGAGAATAAGGTCTAGGCTTAAGAATAAGAGTAAGTAA
- the vanT gene encoding serine racemase VanT catalytic subunit encodes MNRREYAGIDYFRIIAAALVVAVHTSPLLMINETGNFVLTRVIARVAVPFFFMTSGFFLFSDSRMNKEKLYSFLRKTGLLYLVSIIIYIPINIYNGYFQQKSLLPNILKDIFFDGTIYHLWYIPASMLGAVIAYYLVKKLGYHKAFIIALLLYVIGLMGDSYFGVIQSSEILKSFYDKLFSFSSYTRNGLFFAPIFFVLGGIIARQRKQYSVNLCLIGLLSSIILMTVEGLILHSLELQRHDSMYITLLPCMFFLYQLLIQWKGHSLTILRKSAMIIYIIHPMMIIFVRLVGKLTNLQGILIDNNLIHYFVVLICSSVAAIVIARILKKKTVEGYKQFKSIKYKDRAWIEVDLDNLKHNVDTLQTIISEECQIMAVIKADAYGHGAVKVASFLNEQGIKSFAVATIDEGILLRKKGIKDDILILGYTDPSRIGHLIQYNLTQTIIDYDYAKRLNDYGHSIKVHIKIDTGMHRMGENANKVEKIIKIFQFDNLEVCGIYTHLCVADSRDKEDIIFTERQIKSFYSLLDNLENNNIILPKVHIQSSYGLLNYPEVHCDYVRLGIAIYGAVDSIGDKTKIQPDLRPVLSLKARVALIREIAAGESVSYGRTFTADDDCRIAVIPIGYADGFPRNLSCECGSALIHGHRVPIIGKICMDQLIIDITNVPEVKQGDIVTLIGIDGREKIYATEVADDSKSIANEILSRLSYRLKKIYI; translated from the coding sequence ATGAATAGAAGAGAATATGCAGGAATAGATTATTTTAGGATTATTGCAGCTGCTTTAGTAGTAGCTGTTCATACATCCCCATTATTGATGATTAATGAAACTGGAAATTTTGTATTAACCCGTGTAATAGCTCGAGTAGCAGTTCCGTTTTTCTTTATGACATCAGGTTTCTTTTTGTTTTCTGATAGTAGAATGAATAAAGAAAAGTTGTATAGTTTTCTAAGAAAGACTGGTTTGTTATACTTGGTTTCCATTATTATATATATTCCTATCAACATATATAATGGCTACTTCCAGCAAAAATCTCTGCTCCCTAATATATTGAAAGACATATTTTTTGACGGTACAATATATCATCTATGGTATATACCTGCATCAATGTTAGGGGCAGTCATTGCATATTATTTAGTAAAAAAATTAGGATATCATAAAGCTTTTATAATTGCTTTGTTATTATATGTAATAGGACTTATGGGCGACAGTTACTTTGGAGTCATCCAATCATCTGAGATATTAAAATCTTTCTATGATAAGTTGTTTTCATTTTCCAGTTATACCCGTAATGGTCTGTTTTTTGCTCCCATATTCTTTGTTCTTGGTGGTATTATTGCTAGACAACGAAAACAATATTCAGTTAATCTATGTCTTATAGGATTATTAAGCTCAATTATCTTAATGACAGTGGAAGGGCTAATTCTTCATAGCTTAGAATTACAGAGACACGATAGTATGTATATTACATTATTGCCTTGTATGTTTTTCTTATATCAACTTCTTATTCAATGGAAAGGGCATTCATTAACCATTCTTAGGAAGAGTGCAATGATTATTTATATAATTCATCCAATGATGATAATATTTGTTCGTCTAGTAGGTAAGCTAACAAATCTACAAGGGATATTGATTGATAATAATCTTATTCACTATTTTGTAGTGTTGATATGTTCTAGTGTAGCAGCTATAGTAATAGCTAGAATATTAAAAAAAAAGACTGTAGAAGGTTATAAACAATTTAAATCAATCAAGTATAAAGATAGAGCATGGATTGAAGTGGACTTGGATAATTTGAAGCATAATGTTGATACTTTACAAACAATCATTTCGGAGGAATGTCAAATAATGGCTGTTATCAAAGCGGATGCTTATGGTCATGGTGCAGTAAAAGTGGCAAGCTTTTTAAATGAACAGGGGATAAAGTCATTTGCAGTGGCAACCATTGATGAAGGTATACTTCTTCGAAAAAAAGGTATCAAAGATGATATTTTAATTTTAGGTTACACTGATCCATCAAGAATAGGTCATCTTATACAATATAATCTAACACAAACAATAATAGATTATGATTATGCTAAAAGGTTAAATGATTATGGGCATTCTATAAAAGTGCATATTAAAATAGATACTGGAATGCACAGAATGGGAGAAAATGCAAATAAAGTAGAGAAGATAATTAAAATATTTCAATTTGATAATCTGGAAGTTTGTGGTATCTATACTCATTTGTGTGTTGCTGATAGCAGGGATAAAGAAGACATTATATTTACTGAGAGACAAATAAAATCTTTTTACTCATTACTGGATAATCTGGAGAATAATAATATCATATTACCGAAAGTCCATATTCAAAGCAGTTACGGACTTCTTAATTATCCTGAGGTACACTGTGATTATGTTAGATTGGGAATCGCTATATATGGTGCAGTAGATTCAATTGGAGATAAAACCAAGATTCAACCTGACCTGCGTCCCGTTCTATCTCTGAAAGCAAGAGTTGCATTAATTAGGGAGATCGCTGCAGGTGAAAGCGTTAGTTATGGCAGAACTTTTACTGCTGATGATGACTGTAGAATTGCAGTAATTCCAATAGGTTATGCAGATGGTTTTCCAAGGAATCTTTCTTGTGAATGTGGTAGTGCATTAATACATGGTCATCGTGTACCTATTATTGGTAAAATCTGTATGGATCAGTTGATTATAGATATAACTAATGTTCCAGAAGTCAAACAAGGTGACATTGTAACCCTGATTGGAATTGACGGAAGAGAAAAGATATATGCTACAGAAGTAGCTGATGATTCTAAAAGCATTGCTAATGAAATATTAAGCAGGTTAAGTTATAGATTAAAAAAAATATATATTTGA
- a CDS encoding D-alanyl-D-alanine carboxypeptidase family protein, with the protein METITLNKKDIYTGNLILVNKLYPLKNSREENKLSLVPLNHQYKDTLLEMKTANMLEHLVNDLKCDEDIVPVSGYRSYEEQKNIYVDSLENNGKDFTEKFVAVPNHSEHQTGLAIDLALKQDNIDFICPNFPYDGICNVFRQKGLDYGFVERYEKGKEAITGIAHEPWHFRFVGYPHSKIMNEYGLSLEEYIDFIKQFQYENRFKIKSGNKTIEIFYENMSSQLKTIDLPDKVCHLISGNNVDGFIITLWGNNL; encoded by the coding sequence ATGGAAACTATTACTTTGAATAAAAAAGATATATACACTGGTAATTTAATTCTTGTCAACAAACTCTATCCCTTAAAAAATAGCAGAGAAGAAAATAAATTATCTCTAGTACCATTAAATCATCAATATAAGGATACACTTCTTGAGATGAAGACAGCAAACATGTTGGAGCATCTTGTGAATGATCTGAAATGTGACGAAGACATAGTTCCTGTAAGTGGTTACCGTTCATATGAGGAGCAGAAAAATATATATGTAGATTCATTAGAGAATAATGGCAAGGATTTTACAGAGAAATTTGTTGCTGTTCCCAACCATAGCGAACATCAAACTGGATTAGCAATAGATTTAGCGCTAAAACAAGATAATATTGATTTTATTTGCCCTAACTTCCCATATGACGGTATATGCAATGTCTTTCGTCAAAAGGGACTTGATTATGGATTTGTGGAACGTTATGAAAAGGGTAAAGAAGCTATTACTGGGATTGCTCATGAACCATGGCATTTTCGTTTTGTAGGTTATCCACATTCTAAGATAATGAATGAATACGGATTATCTCTGGAGGAGTACATAGATTTTATTAAACAATTCCAATATGAAAACCGTTTTAAAATAAAATCAGGTAATAAAACTATAGAGATATTTTATGAAAATATGTCTTCTCAATTGAAAACCATAGACTTACCAGATAAAGTATGCCATCTCATATCAGGTAATAATGTGGATGGTTTTATAATTACTTTGTGGGGGAATAATTTATGA